Sequence from the Ziziphus jujuba cultivar Dongzao chromosome 9, ASM3175591v1 genome:
TCAGTGTTGCTTATGCATCTATAGAACAtgtaaaccaaaaacaaaacttttaaGTTTTAACTCATAGCCTTTATTACCATTCCACTTTTTTGAACGAAAACATACCATACTGTGATCCAATATCCTCTTTTATATGACCAATTGAAGTTCCAGGAGCCTTGACTGAAGGCAGAAGTTGTGAATATGGCTGAGAGAGCAACCATGATGGATAGGCGTCAAGCTCGGGATCATACCCAACCTATgcacacaaaaataaatgattatgCAAGTTAAGCACATCAATTTTATGAGTGATCgctgaaagaaaagaaaagaaaataaaagataagatCCTAACAGAAAAAGAATCATCATATAATACCTTCAAAGCATTATTATAATCAGACACTCCAAGCTTTCCATGAAGAAGCCATAACAACCAATCTGCTTGATGCAACAGTATTGCAGATTTCTTATCTGAATCTTCTTGGTTCCACCATGAAATTAGCTTACACAGAGTAGAGGAACCAGAGCAGACAGTATGATTTTCAGGAGCAATAGACTTAACAGTTGGTAAAGCATCAGAGCAACTCTCATTGTACAGGAAAGGTTTCCATAATGGTTCTCCTGTGGTGCTGCAGCACCAAATTCAGATTCAATAGAAATGCAGACTTGACAAGGAAAGTAAAACACAAAGAGCAAGAACGAAATCCTAAGGCATCCACCTGTTGACAATGAGAGTAGTTGCAGAAGTCCCATCAATGGAAATGGAAGCTGTAAGTTCACGGAGATAATATGGAACATCTTCTAGCAGCAAGAACAGCGTATCTTTCCACGAGCGTGCCCAATCCATTGTTTCTTCATTCTTTCTAGATAACAAAAACATACTTCTCAAATCTCAATTACTTGGACAATAATTCTCAATTTCTCAATTTACCctgatcataaataattaagcaCCACTCAGCATATAAACTATTCATTCAATCTGAGCTTTGAGACATGACATCTGAAATTGAGGTTCAGAATTCTCGTGTAGatttaacataataaaaaaaaaattctgcacAAGCTTCTCAATTACTTTGGCCTTTTAACCAAACGTTTTCCCTCAAGAGAAATTCccacaaattttttaaaaaacaacccCGCCCAATATTGTAGAGTACTAATAATGAGCCATAAAACATTCAGTTGGGGATactgaatttttgaaaaatctgtCATTTTCTTCTAcattaaaacaaaattcaatctACAACTCCTTGAGCTGCCTAAGTTAATCTGTCAAGTTGATGCCAAGTGATTCTTGATGTTCTATTTTAATTCTTAAGAAATAAaaagttaccaaaaaaaaaaaaaaaaaaaggtaccagATACAAAGGATATTCCCTCTTCCCCTCAGCATGAATTGTCCCCTGTTTGTCAATGAGAGCAAACCTTGCCCCGGAAGTTCCAAAGTCCAGCCCAAGATAAAGCCGCTCACCAACTGGAAGATCCACTTTTGGGTCTTCCTTTTTGCTGCAAAGGGTAGTCATACTTCTGGGTCTTGCTCTTTTTGCTCTTGGAATTGGTTTGCTCGAAGCACCATACATTAATCCAGATTCTGGAAATGCCTTCCTTGAAATATAAAACCCTGAACCATCAGTACCAAACCATGCATGTTAATTCCTCAAAGCTATTAAATGGTTCAATTCCAATCTGGCTAAAATGTGAGTAATTGTGATTTTGGTATTCCTAATTATGATAAAGCCATCAAGAATGTGAAGTAGTACAACCTTGAATGTgtgaaaaacagaaagaaagagataaagaaaaagaagaagaagaagaccatgTTTATTATTAGCATTTGAAGGCCATGGAAAAAGAAACGGGCTTGTGGGATGGTGAAGAGACGCCATCATTACTCCTCTTTCAGTATTATCAGTGCTTTGCTGTGTCTCAAAGTCTCTGTATTAGATAAGAGGATGGAGCGTGGATTTTCCACTCATGGTCACGTTGATGGCATGTTTGAAAATTtatcacaaaaaaattaaaaattataaaatatataaaatgaagtaTAAAACTTGGATCCCATAAGGCCCAGTATAATGCTTGGGTTATAAAAGAGAGTCTTATATTGTAAAGCCCAGGAGGCCCAGAACAGAATTTGATGCCGAAGGCCGAGAAATCATTGGGAAAATCccatttttaatttcctttgtgCATTGGTGAATCAGACTGATTAGGGCATTTTTCGGATGGCGTTGCATGATAGCAGATTGCTTATGTTGTTAAAAGAATACATTGACAGCATACATTTAGGTATTtaacaacaaatttacaatgTTATTAAATGTTTTGGCAGCATACATTAATTGTGtgttgttaaatatttaaatccTATTGACAGCATTTGTTatattttccttgttaatttatattttaatttgtcgTAGCAGCGTATGGTTAATTGGCATTGAGGTTAAATATCCTCATCTACCTTGGCTTTTGTTCCCTCGTTAGCATTTATTCACTCTCCTCTTGAGTTAGGGATTATTTGGACAGATTTAATATTCTTATTAAGTTTTGtaaagtattaattaattaggccTATACTATAAATATGTTATATAGTTTGTTTCCAAATTAATGAGATAAAAATCAGTAAATCAAAAGAACTGAAAATATAGCCCTTGTTCTCATGTGATTGAAATCAAAGATtacactttaaaaaaaaaaaaaaaaaaaaaggaaacgcagaaaagagaaacacaaacacaaatatTATAATGGTTGAGAGAAAGGGCATGCAGCAGAGCAAGGATTTTTAGGCGGTCTCAGCGGCGAATAATTAACTTATTGGTAGATAGCAAGTTGGTTATCACCAAGGACGCtggtgtttttcttttcaaaagtgGTGAATGCTCCAGCTGGAATACCACCGCTATGGTATATTAAATTATCACTATTACAATATCAtgtttatgtttaatatttctcCTCATTATATCAAGTTCAAGTTTGTGTATTTAagccaaacaaaaaaacaaaaaaagttcaaGTTTGTGTACTGATACACCAGCCGTTTGTGGAATCGCTATTGTTTTTTCCACAGAAATAGTAGGAGGTTTCTGTAGAAACACGcgcacaaaaaaaataataataataataaagatttaaaatgaagaaaataataataataataataacaattttttaaaatgaaaaatcatatatatatatatatgcccgtGCCTTGGTACCAAGTGGTTGACTGGAAAAAAATCGTCAGCCTGCAGCTCTTGGGAGTAAGCTAGCACATACAGAGGAACTGATCAGGATTGAGAATGGGATTAAATTTGAAACCCGCAAAATCATTGAATTCCAGAATATAGCCTGGAGGTCCTGGAGCCTACTCTCTATATAATAGGTATGGAGGGTGAGCCGCAAGGAAGACAGAAAAGAGAAAAGCGATGGAATTGGGAATTTGCGAAGTGTCTAAAAGAAATGGACGGTGCTTTTCCTTTAAatagcagagagagagaggtaagATGGGTAGGTAATAATGAATGCATACGCATGGGAGGCAAAAACAAGATTAGGgttgtaaattatttattattttcttaaacgAAAACTAACTCACAAAAGGACTCAatctttcttaatttctttcctttttttaattgttatattttattggtatctatatgtatatttttggtAAAGATCGATTGGTTTGTATACCTTAGTAAAATCTCATAATCTATAAgattttttatcttaaaatttCTACACATAcagaatcatttaaaaaaaaaaaaaaaacaaaaacacttgCCGTCGGACCCCACGGTAAATGCGCCACAGCATGGGTGTCCTTATTACggttatttgtttatataaccTATATTTAAgggacctaaaaaaaaaaaaaaaatcagtgtcAGGGAGATAAAAGACTATttttgttaacatatatattaattactattagttttttggatagaaattaaaaattttattaagcaAGTCAGAAAGTAACAATTTATGTAAATCACGTGGCTTACTACAGAGATTAGAAACTAAACCAAAAGAACAACATAAAAAGTTTATAACCAAATT
This genomic interval carries:
- the LOC107426625 gene encoding D-ribulose kinase isoform X1, whose product is MMASLHHPTSPFLFPWPSNANNKHGFYISRKAFPESGLMYGASSKPIPRAKRARPRSMTTLCSKKEDPKVDLPVGERLYLGLDFGTSGARFALIDKQGTIHAEGKREYPLYLNEETMDWARSWKDTLFLLLEDVPYYLRELTASISIDGTSATTLIVNSTTGEPLWKPFLYNESCSDALPTVKSIAPENHTVCSGSSTLCKLISWWNQEDSDKKSAILLHQADWLLWLLHGKLGVSDYNNALKVGYDPELDAYPSWLLSQPYSQLLPSVKAPGTSIGHIKEDIGSQYGFPKDCLVCTGTTDSIAAFLAARATQPGKAVTSLGSTLAIKLLSTTRIEDARFGVYSHRLDDKWLVGGASNTGGAILRQIFTDEQLVALSEKINPVEASPLDYYPLQTVGERFPVADPKMAPRLQPRPESDVEFLHGIFESIARIEAKGYSLLKELGATQVEEVFTAGGGAKNEKWTKIRERVLGLPVSCATQTEAAYGAALLALKGAQQNK